Proteins from one Ahaetulla prasina isolate Xishuangbanna chromosome 2, ASM2864084v1, whole genome shotgun sequence genomic window:
- the GPRIN1 gene encoding G protein-regulated inducer of neurite outgrowth 1 yields MGSAKETEALQLLNQEAVPEDADKPTTSSPCGCRKNSCLQNVSCASGDFTMRNCCVNELGTKDSSQKVAMVDNPNQKEKTEAVDPKSSVDLVAAAAEPPLLKNTGVGGTPPEAKGEAAACHEWKQNSKQEESMEEISNSTVAICSSLGEKVAGEACRHLPTEPCLKGPNKDSSSTPTSLKHVAFFEPTTDKAEDECIQIKTIHSNMGSTLRARLQNTSQGQPLASKGDKSHISSVICEAMEYGKEDSRSLFGSYAMKESILTPSKAETTSEKSAKPVAAKNPLRDTEETRFPVAETHPPGSSSKVPDVLVTSISYEVKHQGTSGKLESSPAESMEEKTGHREPTTSSCKSQNQAHEKKVERISVATSEDHATNKEMTSVGHFAQTCILEVTPPQHDAGTQVDNRVSLVSVAISPINPPDGSSAFPFHTRGLGTSSLKSPGPVEKPTKRDVEMQVSIPVETRSVATGPMTPVTKSPQTSYPEVHVKGAEEETSEPIREVSWDEKGMTWEVYGASMEVEVLGMAIQKHLEKQIEEHGRQMVMTPQSTRSSSVKAATRKGEIKRQPSVFRALLQNVRRPRCCSRGGPAVE; encoded by the coding sequence ATGGGCAGTGCTAAGGAGACAGAGGCCCTGCAGTTGCTGAACCAAGAAGCTGTTCCTGAAGATGCTGACAAGCCCACCACCAGCTCACcttgtggttgtagaaaaaacagcTGCCTCCAAAACGTCAGCTGTGCAAGCGGAGATTTCACCATGAGGAACTGCTGTGTAAATGAACTCGGCACCAAAGACAGCAGCCAAAAAGTCGCCATGGTGGATAACCCAAACCAGAAAGAGAAGACTGAAGCTGTAGATCCAAAGTCTTCTGTAGATctagttgctgctgctgctgagccCCCACTTCTAAAAAACACAGGTGTTGGAGGAACTCCCCCAGAAGCAAAAGGAGAAGCAGCAGCTTGCCACGAGTGGAAACAGAACAGTAAGCAGGAGGAGAGCATGGAGGAGATCTCAAATAGCACAGTGGCCATCTGCAGCTCTCTGGGGGAAAAAGTTGCCGGAGAAGCGTGTAGGCATCTCCCAACAGAGCCCTGCCTCAAAGGACCTAATAAAGACTCATCCAGTACACCAACCTCCCTGAAACATGTTGCATTTTTTGAACCCACCACAGATAAAGCTGAGGACGAATGTatccaaataaaaacaattcattCCAACATGGGTTCAACACTTCGTGCACGCCTGCAAAACACAAGTCAAGGGCAGCCTCTTGCCTCTAAAGGAGATAAATCACACATCAGCAGTGTCATTTGTGAAGCTATGGAATACGGGAAGGAAGATTCCAGAAGTCTCTTTGGGTCATACGCTATGAAGGAGTCTATTTTGACACCCTCTAAAGCTGAAACCACCTCGGAGAAGTCAGCCAAGCCTGTTGCAGCAAAGAATCCTTTGAGGGATACTGAGGAAACAAGGTTCCCTGTTGCAGAAACTCACCCACCTGGAAGCTCCAGTAAAGTGCCAGATGTCCTTGTCACCAGCATTTCTTACGAAGTCAAACATCAAGGCACATCAGGTAAATTAGAATCAAGCCCAGCTGAATCCATGGAAGagaaaacagggcacagggaACCAACAACCTCCAGCTGCAAAAGTCAGAACCAAGctcatgaaaaaaaagtggaaaggATTAGCGTAGCTACAAGTGAGGACCATGCAACCAATAAGGAGATGACATCTGTAGGACATTTTGCCCAGACCTGCATATTGGAAGTCACACCTCCCCAGCATGATGCTGGAACTCAGGTTGATAATCGGGTATCTTTGGTGTCTGTAGCCATTAGCCCTATTAATCCACCTGATGGCTCTTCAGCTTTCCCATTTCATACGAGAGGTTTAGGGACTTCTTCTCTGAAGAGTCCTGGTCCAGTGGAGAAACCCACGAAAAGGGATGTGGAGATGCAAGTGTCTATCCCAGTGGAGACCAGATCAGTGGCAACGGGACCTATGACTCCGGTAACCAAATCCCCTCAAACATCCTATCCTGAAGTACACGTGAAGGGTGCAGAGGAAGAGACATCAGAGCCAATACGGGAGGTCAGCTGGGATGAAAAGGGGATGACATGGGAAGTATATGGAGCCTCCATGGAGGTAGAAGTGCTGGGAATGGCCATACAGAAGCATCTGGAGAAGCAGATCGAAGAACATGGCCGGCAGATGGTGATGACTCCCCAGAGTACCCGCTCCAGTTCTGTCAAGGCTGCCACACGCAAGGGTGAGATCAAGAGGCAGCCCAGTGTGTTCAGGGCGCTCCTACAGAATGTACGACGGCCACGCTGCTGCTCTCGTGGAGGCCCTGCTGTGGAGTGA